A region of Curvibacter sp. AEP1-3 DNA encodes the following proteins:
- a CDS encoding DUF3717 domain-containing protein, which yields MAGIHITDIESAINFWRAREPSPDGVSLPAPTRALAEVYALLIYYHETEADEFSMPPKALAAWQAWYDSTPDTPCIAICSTSQGDETCKGCGRTFEEVQLWPEMRPAEKRATWRRITLDASSWRFNRYAERAAESRSLG from the coding sequence TTGGCAGGCATACACATCACCGATATCGAGTCGGCCATCAACTTCTGGCGAGCGCGTGAACCCTCTCCGGACGGGGTATCCCTGCCCGCGCCCACTCGCGCCTTGGCCGAGGTGTATGCCTTGCTGATCTACTACCACGAGACGGAGGCGGACGAATTCAGCATGCCGCCCAAAGCACTGGCAGCTTGGCAAGCCTGGTATGACTCGACACCCGATACGCCTTGCATCGCGATTTGTTCCACCAGCCAAGGCGATGAGACCTGCAAAGGTTGCGGACGCACCTTTGAAGAAGTGCAACTCTGGCCGGAGATGCGCCCTGCCGAAAAGCGCGCTACCTGGCGCCGCATCACCCTGGATGCCAGCTCATGGCGCTTTAACCGTTATGCCGAGCGGGCAGCAGAATCCAGGTCATTGGGGTGA
- a CDS encoding YaeQ family protein, protein MALKSTIYKANLQIADIENSYYADHALTLARHPSETDERMMVRLVALAFNAHKLQSVCNGDGTLAFGAGLSDPEDPDVSLTDFTGQKRLWIEVGQPEDKPISKACNKADSVLLYPFAHSADIWWKGIETKLIRLDKLQVWRIPSATSQALAKLAARSMQLQATVQEGVLMLGDGSSTVDIEPVRWK, encoded by the coding sequence ATGGCACTCAAATCCACCATCTACAAAGCCAATCTGCAGATTGCAGACATTGAGAACAGCTACTACGCAGACCACGCGCTCACACTGGCTCGCCACCCCAGCGAGACGGACGAGCGCATGATGGTTCGTCTGGTGGCCCTGGCGTTCAACGCCCATAAGCTGCAAAGCGTCTGCAATGGAGACGGCACGCTAGCCTTCGGGGCGGGGTTGTCCGACCCGGAAGATCCCGATGTGTCGCTGACGGACTTCACCGGGCAAAAACGGCTGTGGATTGAAGTGGGCCAGCCGGAAGACAAGCCGATTTCCAAGGCCTGCAACAAAGCCGACTCCGTGTTGCTCTATCCTTTCGCGCATTCGGCGGACATCTGGTGGAAGGGGATTGAGACCAAACTCATTCGCTTGGACAAATTGCAGGTGTGGCGCATCCCCTCGGCGACATCCCAGGCATTGGCCAAACTGGCTGCCCGCAGCATGCAATTGCAAGCGACCGTTCAGGAAGGCGTATTGATGCTGGGCGACGGTAGCAGCACCGTGGATATTGAACCTGTCCGCTGGAAGTAA